The Epinephelus lanceolatus isolate andai-2023 chromosome 8, ASM4190304v1, whole genome shotgun sequence genome includes a window with the following:
- the phf8 gene encoding histone lysine demethylase PHF8: protein MASVPVYCLCRLPYDVTRFMIECDICQDWFHGSCVGVEEDKAAEIDLYHCPNCQVTHGPSVMRKRRGGNKQTDGGAAGAREPGRPVKTGSPQFVRELRSRTFPGADEVLLKPSGAQLTVEFLEEHSFSVPVMVLRRDGLGMTLPPASFSVSDVEHYIGADKEIDVIDVSRQCDLKMRLGDFVEYYNSPNRDRVLNVISLEFSETRLSNLVETPKIVRKLSWVENLWPEESVFERPNVQKYCLMGVKDSYTDFHIDFGGTSVWYHVLRGEKIFYLISPTAANLALFERWNSSSNQNEMFFGDQVDMCYKCSVKQGNTLFIPTGWIHAVLTPVDCLAFGGNFLHSLNIDMQLRAYEIEKRLSTAEMFSFPNFETVCWYVGKHLLDTFRGLRENRRHPATYLVHGAKALNNAFRTWTRKEALADHEVEIPETINTQTLVKDLAKEIRLVEDIFQQNIGRTGPQYPGSPLSKAPLTTSQNSGRPPGKKKGPKPKEVLGGLGPPGTKKKSQKGLLKAEAGELDLIEIHTKHTLKKFQPGKSKNKNKLELPLEEFEGKLNKSKLKLVLTNGKIQGKKDGSSNGAGSAGKFKHLAAEGSSLSDFESEDELQIDETPPPRRKPAGASKKKKLSGLPRKLPRAKPCSDPNRIREPGEVDFDIEEDYTTDEEALAAHGVKGGAGGILDLLKASKQVAGLDSAALSEEAPASPSTRDAIQGMLSMANPPSSSSSSSSSSPLSISGGLTEGLGVVKEKGGKAVWVTGGVKKTRSPEKKPVIQRPGKRPIKRPARHLSDEDSPDEQETLGTCFKDSDYVYPSLESDEEDHANKAKMKRKKNWDDTPWSPKARVMPTLPKQDRPAREGARVASVETGLAAAAAKLAQQEQQKPAKRKYTKKQRPPAPVAPPPPVQTEPAPPSPPPAPESAGDFSPDRRMDYYSASLLDHEYTAGPGPFGPGGPRGSGAMAPGVFLTSRRPSLSPQNSSSHSGTSPAGVASQGTTGVGQGKRPKKGLATAKQRLGKILKIHRNGKLLL, encoded by the exons ATGGCATCGGTGCCGGTGTACTGCTTGTGTCGCCTGCCTTATGATGTGACACGCTTCATGATCGAGTGTGACATATGTCAAGACTGGTTTCATGGAAG CTGTGTTGGAGTAGAGGAGGACAAAGCAGCTGAGATTGACCTGTATCATTGCCCCAACTGTCAGGTGACCCATGGGCCATCAGTCA TGCGCAAACGCCGTGGCGGCAATAAGCAGACAGATGGTGGTGCTGCTGGAGCTAGAGAGCCAGGTCGGCCTGTTAAAACAGGCAGCCCACAGTTTGTTAGGGAGCTACGGAGCCGCACCTTCCCAGG TGCGGATGAAGTCTTGCTAAAGCCGTCTGGGGCCCAGCTGACAGTCGAGTTTCTGGAAGAGCATTCATTCAGTGTTCCTGTCATGGTACTGAGGCGGGATGGACTCGGCATGACCCTTCCTCCAGCATCATTCAGCGTCAGCGACGTAGAGCACTACATTG GTGCAGACAAGGAAATTGATGTGATTGATGTGTCTCGCCAATGTGACCTGAAGATGCGGTTGGGAGACTTTGTTGAATACTACAACAGCCccaacagagacagagtgcTCAACGTCATCAGTCTGGAGTTTTCTGAGACCAG GTTGTCGAACTTGGTGGAGACTCCTAAGATTGTGAGGAAACTGTCGTGGGTGGAAAACCTCTGGCCTGAAGAGTCTGTATTTGAGCGCCCCAATGTGCAGAAGTACTGCCTAATGGGAGTGAAGGACAGCTACACAGATTTCCACATTGACTTTGGAGGTACCTCAGTATGGTACCACGTCCTGAGG GGAGAGAAAATCTTCTACCTGATTTCCCCCACTGCAGCCAACTTGGCACTTTTTGAGCGTTGGAATTCCTCATCTAACCAGAATGAGATGTTCTTTGGAGACCAAGTTGATATGTGTTACAAGTGCTCTGTCAAACAAGGAAACACATTGTTCATACCAACAG GGTGGATCCATGCTGTGCTGACTCCAGTGGATTGCCTGGCCTTTGGAGGAAACTTCTTGCATAGTCTCAACATTGACATGCAGCTCCG GGCATATGAAATAGAGAAGAGATTAAGCACAGCAGAGATGTTCAGCTTTCCCAACTTTGAGACAGTGTGCTGGTATGTTGGAAAGCACCTTCTTGATACCTTCAGAG GTTTGAGAGAAAACCGCAGACATCCTGCCACTTACCTGGTTCATGGAGCGAAGGCCTTGAATAACGCCTTCCGTACCTGGACCCGTAAAGAG GCTTTAGCAGACCATGAAGTGGAGATTCCAGAAACCATCAATACTCAGACGCTAGTGAAGGACCTGGCCAAGGAGATTCGTCTGGTTGAG GATATCTTCCAGCAAAACATTGGCCGCACTGGACCTCAGTATCCTGGTTCACCACTCTCTAAAGCTCCCCTGACCACCTCTCAGAATTCAGGACGCCCCCCTGGAAAAAAGAAAGGCCCCAAGCCCAAGGAGGTGCTCGGGGGTCTTGGGCCCCCAGGAACCAAGAAGAAGAGTCAGAAGGGGCTACTGAAAGCAGAAGCAGGAGAACTTGACCTCATTGAGAtccacaccaaacacacactcaaaaaatTTCAACCTGGCAAGTCCAAAAACAAGAACAAG TTGGAGTTGCCTTTAGAGGAGTTTGAAGGGAAGCTAAATAAAAGCAAATTGAAACTTGTGCTGaccaatggaaaaatccaagG GAAGAAGGACGGCAGCAGTAATGGTGCAGGAAGTGCAGGAAAGTTCAAACATCTTGCTGCGGAAGGATCCAGTCTGTCTGACTTTGAGTCCGAGGATGAGCTGCAGATTGATGAGACCCCTCCTCCCCGCCGCAAGCCGGCAGGAGCTAGCAAGAAAAAGAAACTAAGCG GTCTTCCCAGGAAGCTGCCGAGAGCCAAACCCTGCTCCGACCCCAATCGCATCAGGGAGCCAGGAGAGGTAGACTTTGACATTGAG GAGGATTACACCACAGATGAAGAGGCACTAGCTGCTCACGGGGTGAAGGGTGGAGCAGGGGGCATCCTGGACTTACTGAAGGCCAGCAAGCAAGTGGCAGGCTTGGACTCTGCAGCACTCAG cGAGGAAGCCCCAGCCTCTCCCAGTACTCGGGATGCCATACAGGGTATGCTGTCCATGGCCAACCCCCCCTCCTcgtcctcatcttcctcctcttcatctcctctATCCATTTCTGGAGGCCTGACAGAGGGATTAGGGGTGGTCAAGGAAAAGGGTGGCAAGGCGGTATGGGTGACCGGAGGAGTCAAAAAGACGAGAAGCCCCGAGAAGAAACCTGTCATCCAGCGGCCTGGGAAACGGCCAATTAAACGACCAGCCCGTCATCTTAGTGACGAGGACAGTCCAGATGAGCAAGAGACTCTGGGAACCTGTTTTAAAGATTCAGACTATG TTTACCCGTCCTTAGAGTCTGATGAGGAGGATCATGCTAACAAGGCCAAGATGAAGCGGAAGAAAAACTGGGATGACACACCTTGGAGCCCAAAAG cCAGGGTGATGCCCACACTTCCCAAACAGGATCGGCCAGCCAGGGAAGGGGCTCGAGTTGCATCTGTAGAAACTGgtcttgcagcagctgctgccAAGCTGGCACAACAA GAGCAGCAAAAGCCTGCCAAGAGGAAGTACACCAAAAAGCAGCGTCCTCCTGCTCCTGtagcccctcctcctcctgttcagACTGAGCCAGCTCCACCCTCACCACCACCTGCCCCAGAGTCTGCAGGAGACTTCAGCCCAGACAGGAGGATGGATTACTACTCTGCTAGTCTGTTGGATCATGAATACACGGCAGGACCAGGACCTTTTGGCCCTGGGGGGCCTAGAGGCAGCGGAGCCATGGCCCCTGGCGTATTCCTCACTTCACGCCGACCTTCACTTTCTCCGCAGAACAGCAGCTCTCACTCTGGTACATCCCCTGCAGGTGTAGCCAGCCAAGGCACAACAGGAGTCGGTCAAG GGAAACGTCCAAAGAAAGGACTTGCAACTGCAAAACAGAGACTTGGAAAAATTCTGAAAATCCACCGTAACGGCAAACTTCTCTTGTGA